Within Longimicrobium sp., the genomic segment CGCCTGCATCGGGGTCACCTGGTTCACGTCCACCCGCCGCAGCCGCGCGACGGCGGGGTGCGGATCGGGCTCGAACAGGGCGAGCTGCGCCGGAAGCTGCGCGCGTCCGTTGCTGGGCGGGGCGGGCTCGGCCTGCGCCTCCAGCTCGCGCAGGATCTCACGGGCGCGCTCCACCACCGTGCCCGGAAGGCCGGCCAATCGCGCGACCTCCACGCCGTACGAGCGGTCCGCGCCTCCCGCGATCAGGCGGCGCAGGAAGACGATGTCCTCCCCCACCTCGCGCACGGCGACGGAGAAGTTGACGACGCCGCCGAGCCGCTCCGCCAGCCGGGTGAGCTCGTGGTAGTGCGTCGCGAACACCGTCTTGGCGCCGGTCACGTCGTGCAGGTGCTCGGTCGTCGCCGTGGCGACGCTCAGCCCGTCCCAGGTGGAGGTGCCGCGGCCGATCTCGTCCAGCAGCACCAGGGAGCGGGCGGTGGCGCCGTGCAGGATCGCCGCCGTCTCGTTCATCTCCACCATGAAGGTGCTCTGCCCGCGCACCAGGTTGTCCGACGCGCCCACGCGCGTGAAGATGCGGTCGACGATCCCGACGCGCGCCGTCCGCGCCGGCACGAACGACCCGATCTGCGCCAGGAGCACGATGAGCCCGACCTGGCGCAGGACGGTGCTCTTCCCCGCCATGTTGGGTCCCGTCAGGATCATCACCCGCCGCTCCGAGTCGAGGCTCAGGTCGTTGGGGATGAACTCCTCGCGCGGCATCATCGTCTCCACCACCGGATGGCGCCCGCCGCGGATCTCCAGCGCGAACCCGTCGTCGACGTCCGGGCGGCAGAAGTCGCGGCGGCAGGCGGCCTCGGCCAGCGCGGCGAGCACGTCCACGGCGGCGACTCGCTCCGCCACCCGCTGGATGCGCGGCAGCTCCCGCGCGACGGACGCGCGCAGCTCGGCGAAGAGGCGCGTCTCCAGTGCCGCGATGCGCTCCTCCGCGCCCAGCACCTTCTCCTCCCACTCCTTGAGCTCGGGCGTGTAGTACCGCTCCGCATTCGCCAGCGTCTGCTTGCGGTGGTAGTCGGAAGGGACGCGGTCGGCGTGGGTGCGCGTGATCTCCAGGTAGTACCCGAAGACGCGGTTGAAGCCCACCTTGAGCGACGCGATCCCCGTCCGCTCCCGCTCGCGCGCCTGCAGCCGGGCGATCCAGTCCACCGCGCCGTCGCGCACCGAGCGCAGCTCGTCCAGCTCGGCGTTGAAGCCGGCGCGGATCACCCCGCCCTCCGCCGTCGCCACCGGCGCCTCGGGATCGACGGCGAGCGCCACCAGCTCGCGCACGTCGTCCATCGGCTCGATGGCCTCCAGGTGCTCCCGCAGCAGCGCCGCCTTGCGGTCCGCCAGCGCCGCGCGCAACGGAGGCAGGCGCCCGAGCGACGCGGCGAGCGCCAGCATCTCGCGCGGGTTCACGCGCCCGGTGCCCACCTTGACGCCCAGCCGCTCCAGGTCGCGGATCTCGGCCAGCGCCGCGCGGGCGTCGCGCCGCACCCCGTCGTCGCCGAACAGCTCCTCGACGGCGTCCAGGCGGGCGTTGATACGGTCGCCGTCCAGCAGCGGGGCCAGGAGCCAGCGGCGCAGGAGGCGGCCGCCCATGGGCGTGAGCGCCTCGTCCATCACCCCCAGCAGCGTCCCCTCCGCGCCGCCGCCGCGCAGCGTCTCCACCAGCTCCAGGTTGCGGCGCGTCATCTCGTCCAGCGGCATGGCGTGCCCGGGGCGCTCCACCCGCGGCGGCCGCAGCGCGCCGAAGCCGGCCGGCTGCACCTCGTTGAGGTACGCCACCAGCGCCCCCACCGCCCCCACCAGCGGCCCGTCCGCCGCCTCGAAACCGAAGCCGCTCAGGTTGGCGACGCGAAAGTGGCGCTGGAGCTCCTCCCGCGCTGTCCCCGGCTCGAACAGCCAGTCGCCGCGAAAGGTGCGCGTCGCCTCGGCGGGCGGGGTGCCGGGAAAGAGCTCCCACGAACGCGGAAGGAGGAGCTCCGCGGGCCGGGCGGCGCCCAGCACGTCCGCAAGCTCCTCCCACGCCACCGCCCGCACCGTCATCTCCCCCGTCGACAGGTCCGCCAGCGCCAGCGCGACGCTCCCCTCCCCCGCCGGGTCGCCCGAGATCGCCGCCAGGTAGTTGTTGCGGCGGGCATCGAGCAGGGCGTCGCTGAAGACGGCGCCGGGCGTCACCATCTCGGTGACCTCGCGGCGGACGAGGCCCTTGGCGAGGGCGGGGTCCTCCACCTGGTCGCAGATGGCCGCGCGCCGGCCGAGCCCCACCAGCTTGCGCAGGTAGTTCTCCAGCGAGTGCGCGGGGATCCCCGCCAGCGGCGCCTTCGACCCGCCGTTGTTCCGCGAAGTGAGCGTGAGCCCCAGCAGGCTGGAGCCCTCCACCGCGTCCTCGTTGAACAGCTCGTAGAAGTCGCCGACGCGGAAAAACACGAACGCATCGGGGTGGCGCGCCTTGACCTCGCGCCACTGCATCATCAGCGGGGTGTCTTCCGACGACATTCCGGGTGGGGGACGGGAGCCGGTGCGGGCTGTAAGCCCTTGATTTTACAGCGGAATCGGGGTTGGGGCAACTGGCCCCCTCCCCCGCCTGCGGGGGCGCAGGGCGGGTGAGGGGGAGAACTCCCTGCCCCTCGCACAGACCTCGTAGGGGCGCGATTCATCGCGCCCGTGCCCGACCGCGCCCCGCCGCCCGCGTTGCAAACCGATGCCGTAGGGGCAGACCTGCGTGTCTGCCCACCCTCGCCGCCACCTCGACGCCCGCACCTTGCACCGAAACCCGTGGGGGCCGCCCCACGTGGCTGCCCGTGCCCGCCCGCGCACCACCGCCCGCCCCGTTCACCCACCTACGCCGTCTTCCGCTCCCCGTACTCCCACGCCCCCTGCAGCTCCACCCCGACCACCGACGACACCCCGGGCTCCTCCATCGTTACGCCATAGATCCAGTCCGCGGACTCCATGGTGCGCGGGTTGTGGGTGATGACGATGAACTGCGTCTGCTCCTTGAAGTCGTCCAGCAGCTGGATGAACCGGCCGACGTTGGACTCGTCCAGCGGCGCGTCCACCTCGTCGAAGAGGCAGAAGGGGGACGGCTTCACAAGGTAGATGGCGAAGAGGAGCGAGAGCGCGGTCAGCGTGCGCTCGCCGCCGGAGAGGAGGTGGATTCGCTGCGTCTTCTTGCCGCGCGGCGAGGCGTGGATCTCGATAGGCGACTCCAGCGGATCGTCGGGATCGGTGAGCCACACGTCGCACTCGCCGCCCTGGAAGAGCGACTGAAAGGTGCGGTGGAAGTTCGCGCGCACCGTGCCAAAGGTCGCCATGAACACCTCGCGCGCGGTGCGGTTGATCTGGCGGATGGCGTTCGCCAGGTCGTCGCGCGCGGTGGTGAGGTCGGTGCGCTGCTCGATGAGAAACTGAAGCCGGCGGTCCTCCTCCTCGTGCTCCTGCACGGCGAGCATGTTGATGGGGCCCAGCGCGCTCACCTGCTCCGCGACCTCCTTGACCTCCGCCCGCCACGCATCCGCGTCACCTTCTTCGACCGGCCGCGCGGCGGCGGCGAGGACGTCCCACGGGCGACCCCACTCCACCTCCAGCCGCTCGCGGGCGCGCAGGAGGCGGCCCTCCAGCTCGGCGCGCTCCAGCTGGCGGCGGTGGCGCTCCTCCCCGGCATCGGCCTCGCGGCGGCGGGCGACCCGGACCGCTTCCTCGGCCGCGACGGCTTCGGACTCGAGCTCGGCGAGGCGGGCGTCCAGGTTGGCGAGGGAGGCGGCCTGCTCGTCGCGCTCGCGGAAGAGAATCTCCACCTCGTCGCCCGCGCGGTCGCGCACCCCGGCCAGCCCTTCGAGCGAGCGGCGCAGCTCGGTGGCCTCGGCTTCGAGGGTGGCGCCGCGGCGAAGGGCGGCCTCGGCGCCGTTGCGGGCGGCGGCGAGCGCGCGCTCCGTCTCGCGCAGCTCGCCCTCCGCGCGCGCCAGCGCGACGCGCAGCTCGGACTCCTCGTCGCGCGCATCTTCCCAGCCCGCGTCCAGCTCGGCCAGACCGGCGCCGGCGCGCAGGGCCTCGGCGCCCGCATCGGAGGCGGCGCGGGCGAGCTGGCCCAGGCGCTCGTCCAGCGCGGCGATGCGGGCGGTGGCTTCGAGGGTGTCGCGCTGCGTGGCAACGATGGCGGCGTGCACCTCCTCGCGCTCCAGCTCCAGC encodes:
- the mutS gene encoding DNA mismatch repair protein MutS, translating into MSSEDTPLMMQWREVKARHPDAFVFFRVGDFYELFNEDAVEGSSLLGLTLTSRNNGGSKAPLAGIPAHSLENYLRKLVGLGRRAAICDQVEDPALAKGLVRREVTEMVTPGAVFSDALLDARRNNYLAAISGDPAGEGSVALALADLSTGEMTVRAVAWEELADVLGAARPAELLLPRSWELFPGTPPAEATRTFRGDWLFEPGTAREELQRHFRVANLSGFGFEAADGPLVGAVGALVAYLNEVQPAGFGALRPPRVERPGHAMPLDEMTRRNLELVETLRGGGAEGTLLGVMDEALTPMGGRLLRRWLLAPLLDGDRINARLDAVEELFGDDGVRRDARAALAEIRDLERLGVKVGTGRVNPREMLALAASLGRLPPLRAALADRKAALLREHLEAIEPMDDVRELVALAVDPEAPVATAEGGVIRAGFNAELDELRSVRDGAVDWIARLQARERERTGIASLKVGFNRVFGYYLEITRTHADRVPSDYHRKQTLANAERYYTPELKEWEEKVLGAEERIAALETRLFAELRASVARELPRIQRVAERVAAVDVLAALAEAACRRDFCRPDVDDGFALEIRGGRHPVVETMMPREEFIPNDLSLDSERRVMILTGPNMAGKSTVLRQVGLIVLLAQIGSFVPARTARVGIVDRIFTRVGASDNLVRGQSTFMVEMNETAAILHGATARSLVLLDEIGRGTSTWDGLSVATATTEHLHDVTGAKTVFATHYHELTRLAERLGGVVNFSVAVREVGEDIVFLRRLIAGGADRSYGVEVARLAGLPGTVVERAREILRELEAQAEPAPPSNGRAQLPAQLALFEPDPHPAVARLRRVDVNQVTPMQALALLAELAETARS
- a CDS encoding AAA family ATPase, with the protein product AAREALERSYEGFSPAVTALMGARERFPGILAPLADFVRATTAEAETAAAVESFLGTLLQAVVVRDLDAARLVRRWFRDEWKGGGTLLLLPLDAPGVRDALPAAHSLGVTGTGEGHGWVEVFLEGLVFVTGEDALEGFGGARVDSLGDTVDARGVIRLGQPLSGEGILARREALARLRDELADAEVAHDHLVRERDSLVNQLGEAEERAREAEEMRRVTEAELRRLDAEAAAHGHRRGRLELEREEVHAAIVATQRDTLEATARIAALDERLGQLARAASDAGAEALRAGAGLAELDAGWEDARDEESELRVALARAEGELRETERALAAARNGAEAALRRGATLEAEATELRRSLEGLAGVRDRAGDEVEILFRERDEQAASLANLDARLAELESEAVAAEEAVRVARRREADAGEERHRRQLERAELEGRLLRARERLEVEWGRPWDVLAAAARPVEEGDADAWRAEVKEVAEQVSALGPINMLAVQEHEEEDRRLQFLIEQRTDLTTARDDLANAIRQINRTAREVFMATFGTVRANFHRTFQSLFQGGECDVWLTDPDDPLESPIEIHASPRGKKTQRIHLLSGGERTLTALSLLFAIYLVKPSPFCLFDEVDAPLDESNVGRFIQLLDDFKEQTQFIVITHNPRTMESADWIYGVTMEEPGVSSVVGVELQGAWEYGERKTA